Proteins encoded in a region of the Granulicella sibirica genome:
- a CDS encoding alpha-L-fucosidase has protein sequence MNRRTAIALLAAFGQAAASKKLYSLAGADRANPKGRLATSAERDLAHGPFEPSWNSLKAHYKTPDWFRDAKFGIWAHWSAQCQPEEGDWYARRMYIQGDSAYEYHVKTYGHPSKVGFKDIDMIWKAEGWNPEGLMDLYQAAGAKYFMSLANHHDNFDNWPSRYHSWNSAKIGPMKDIVGTWSAICKRRGIRFGVSNHSAHAWHWLQTAYGYDAEGPMAGVRYDGFTNSDRLSNGLNPQDLYVGPSPNLVIPDGVTSIAEAKAWHDKNDRIWDENPPCDDPEFVNTWFLRCRDLLDTYEPDMIYFDDTELPLGQAGLDITAHFYNSNRARHGGNLEAVVFGKEFVPQHRGAAALDLERGRSNDILPIPWQTDTCIGDWHYNRHVFENHTYKSAKTVIHMLADIVSKNGNLCLNIPLKGDGTIDSDERKVLDDLAAWMPTNGEAIFGTRPFKVYGEGPPDIVSTGNFNEGKGRPYTAEDIRFTTKDGDLYAIALGWPNDGKLRIKSLARNSKLLPAEIIRAVMLGSSTPLVMERNSEALVLTLPSQKPNDIAYTFRITPNRL, from the coding sequence ATGAATCGTCGTACAGCTATCGCCCTTCTTGCTGCTTTCGGGCAAGCCGCCGCTTCGAAGAAACTCTATTCGCTCGCCGGCGCCGACCGCGCCAATCCGAAGGGTCGCCTTGCGACATCGGCCGAGCGCGATCTAGCCCACGGTCCTTTTGAGCCTTCCTGGAACTCTCTGAAGGCGCACTATAAGACTCCTGACTGGTTTCGGGACGCCAAATTCGGGATCTGGGCTCACTGGTCAGCTCAATGCCAGCCGGAAGAGGGCGACTGGTATGCGCGTCGGATGTACATCCAGGGCGACTCGGCCTACGAGTATCACGTCAAGACCTACGGCCACCCCTCCAAGGTGGGCTTCAAGGATATCGACATGATATGGAAGGCCGAGGGATGGAACCCCGAAGGGCTCATGGATCTCTACCAAGCTGCCGGAGCGAAGTACTTCATGTCGCTTGCCAATCATCATGACAACTTTGACAATTGGCCCTCGAGATACCATAGCTGGAACTCGGCGAAAATCGGCCCCATGAAGGATATCGTCGGCACCTGGTCAGCGATATGTAAGCGACGCGGGATCCGCTTTGGCGTTTCGAATCATTCTGCCCATGCCTGGCATTGGCTTCAGACTGCCTACGGGTACGATGCCGAGGGACCGATGGCTGGAGTCCGTTACGATGGCTTCACAAATAGCGACCGGCTTTCCAACGGTCTCAACCCTCAGGACCTTTATGTTGGGCCGAGTCCCAATCTCGTCATACCTGACGGGGTCACATCCATTGCCGAAGCCAAGGCTTGGCACGATAAGAACGACCGCATTTGGGATGAGAACCCGCCCTGCGACGACCCAGAGTTCGTGAACACCTGGTTTCTCCGTTGCAGAGATCTTCTCGATACCTACGAGCCCGACATGATCTATTTCGACGACACGGAACTTCCTCTCGGTCAGGCAGGGCTCGATATCACGGCTCACTTCTACAACTCCAACCGTGCGCGCCACGGCGGGAACCTGGAGGCCGTAGTTTTCGGCAAAGAGTTTGTTCCGCAGCACCGCGGTGCAGCTGCCCTGGACCTCGAACGCGGGCGCTCCAACGACATCCTGCCCATTCCGTGGCAAACCGACACCTGCATCGGCGACTGGCACTACAACCGCCATGTCTTCGAAAACCACACCTACAAGAGCGCAAAGACCGTCATCCACATGCTCGCGGACATCGTTAGCAAGAACGGGAATCTGTGCCTGAATATTCCGCTCAAGGGTGATGGCACCATCGATTCGGACGAGCGCAAAGTCCTCGACGACCTTGCTGCGTGGATGCCCACCAATGGTGAGGCCATATTCGGGACGCGACCCTTCAAGGTCTATGGCGAGGGCCCGCCCGACATTGTCTCTACGGGAAACTTCAATGAAGGCAAGGGCCGCCCCTACACTGCCGAAGATATACGTTTCACTACAAAGGATGGAGATCTCTACGCTATCGCGCTGGGCTGGCCCAATGACGGCAAACTACGAATCAAGTCACTGGCCCGGAACTCCAAACTCCTACCTGCCGAGATTATAAGAGCTGTGATGCTTGGCAGCTCCACTCCTCTTGTTATGGAACGCAACAGTGAAGCTCTGGTATTGACGCTTCCCAGTCAGAAGCCGAACGACATAGCGTACACCTTTCGGATAACACCGAATAGGCTTTAG
- a CDS encoding efflux RND transporter periplasmic adaptor subunit, with protein MANKGRALAIGLMTASCASILTSCKSAPLPVAEAPTVPVAVVGPATLQNNVILSAEFAPFQDVDVMAKVAGYVRNIKVDIGSHVRAGDVLAVLEVPEIQDEMQKAKAGVAAAQANVVTAQAGIQRAEASANIAHLSFQRISDVATKNKGLVPRQEVDVAQSKDAEAVAQLASAKSELQAALESKSAADSEYARAGAMMQYATICAPFNGIVTKRYANTGSMIQAGISSQSQAMPVVRLAQYDVLRLTLPVPVTDAAEVKDGQSVDVNISSPPRAIQGKIARFAGSVQMSTRTMDTQVDVPNADGSLLPGMYAQVHLHLAARSNVMSVPVDAVDGLGTSVEQAYVVRDGMVHVVQVTTGLQTATRLEVLSGLKPGDQVIVGRHTGLSEGQKVQTRAATYENDAPHT; from the coding sequence ATGGCAAACAAAGGGCGCGCGTTGGCGATCGGTCTGATGACTGCTTCCTGCGCCAGCATTCTGACATCCTGCAAATCGGCCCCGCTTCCGGTAGCTGAAGCCCCTACGGTGCCTGTGGCAGTGGTCGGGCCTGCAACACTTCAGAACAACGTCATTCTCTCTGCCGAATTTGCACCATTTCAGGACGTCGATGTGATGGCGAAGGTCGCCGGGTACGTGCGGAATATCAAAGTCGATATTGGTTCGCACGTGAGAGCGGGTGATGTTCTTGCCGTCCTTGAAGTGCCTGAAATACAAGATGAAATGCAGAAAGCGAAGGCTGGGGTTGCGGCGGCACAGGCAAACGTCGTCACCGCCCAAGCTGGGATCCAACGGGCGGAAGCCTCGGCAAATATCGCGCATCTCTCCTTCCAACGCATCAGTGACGTAGCAACAAAGAACAAAGGCTTGGTCCCACGCCAGGAGGTGGACGTCGCTCAGTCCAAAGATGCTGAGGCCGTGGCTCAACTCGCCAGCGCCAAGTCGGAACTACAAGCGGCACTGGAATCAAAGTCGGCTGCCGATTCGGAGTATGCCCGTGCAGGGGCCATGATGCAATACGCAACCATCTGCGCACCTTTCAACGGGATTGTGACCAAGCGTTACGCAAACACCGGCTCGATGATCCAGGCCGGCATCTCATCGCAATCACAGGCCATGCCAGTGGTTCGGCTCGCTCAGTATGACGTGCTTCGCCTCACTCTCCCAGTGCCTGTGACAGATGCCGCCGAGGTGAAAGACGGTCAATCGGTGGATGTAAACATCTCGAGTCCACCGCGCGCAATCCAAGGCAAAATTGCACGTTTCGCGGGATCGGTGCAGATGTCGACTCGGACGATGGACACACAAGTTGACGTTCCAAACGCGGACGGGAGCCTCCTCCCGGGCATGTACGCCCAGGTTCATCTCCATCTTGCAGCCCGTTCGAATGTGATGAGCGTCCCGGTCGATGCGGTGGACGGATTGGGGACCAGTGTCGAGCAGGCCTATGTAGTTCGTGATGGGATGGTTCATGTCGTTCAGGTGACCACGGGACTGCAGACCGCGACGCGACTCGAAGTTCTTTCCGGTCTTAAGCCCGGCGACCAAGTCATCGTCGGTCGTCATACCGGTCTTTCCGAAGGTCAGAAAGTTCAGACGCGAGCCGCAACCTACGAGAACGACGCGCCCCACACTTAG
- a CDS encoding efflux RND transporter permease subunit has translation MSGFSIRNPYLIVVLCLVMMILGSVSASDMPVDMFPAVNLPVVAVATFYSGMPPAQIETNITYHLERQFTLASGIDHMESRSLPGVSLIKVYFRAGSDPDADAATISSLALSDLRDMPPGTYPPIILKQDAASIPVSLVTLAGSGLDESKLKDLGQNFVRNQLAGVEGASVPQPFGGRWRQIMLYADPYKLEANQLSPMDVVRAVNEANVILPAGDVEIGRNDYDLYTNSMLGAAADIAQVPLKMVGSHP, from the coding sequence ATGTCGGGATTTTCCATACGAAACCCCTATTTAATCGTGGTGCTATGTCTCGTCATGATGATCCTTGGCAGCGTCAGCGCCAGCGACATGCCCGTTGACATGTTTCCCGCCGTCAATTTGCCGGTGGTCGCGGTGGCGACGTTCTATTCCGGTATGCCTCCAGCGCAGATCGAAACTAATATTACCTATCACCTGGAGCGGCAGTTCACGCTGGCCAGTGGCATCGACCATATGGAGTCCCGCTCGCTGCCCGGTGTCAGCCTCATCAAGGTGTACTTTCGTGCTGGAAGCGATCCCGATGCCGATGCCGCGACTATATCCTCGCTGGCATTGAGCGACCTGCGTGATATGCCCCCAGGCACCTACCCGCCGATCATCCTAAAGCAGGATGCTGCGAGCATCCCTGTATCGCTGGTCACACTCGCCGGTTCGGGGCTCGATGAAAGTAAGCTCAAGGATCTTGGACAGAACTTCGTTCGTAACCAGCTTGCCGGTGTGGAAGGGGCATCTGTTCCGCAACCCTTTGGAGGAAGATGGCGGCAGATCATGCTCTATGCCGATCCTTACAAACTGGAAGCAAACCAGCTAAGCCCCATGGACGTAGTTCGCGCGGTGAATGAAGCGAACGTGATTCTTCCGGCAGGGGATGTGGAGATCGGCAGGAATGACTATGACCTCTACACAAACTCCATGCTCGGAGCTGCAGCTGACATCGCGCAGGTTCCATTGAAGATGGTTGGCAGTCACCCGTGA
- a CDS encoding TolC family protein: MPWIKTLAVACALSLTVASYDIHAQDAQTLPSATPLPLSQAEAIAIANQPRIMAAQLRSRAAAARVHEARSAYFPAVGFNATGVRVADTGTSTAAGALTTSSISDHFAYGGQITQLVTDFGRTSALAASSKLNSQAQEDFATLTKAQVRCNVRDAYYQVLGAEAVLRAARAAQSNRHLVARQLSALAQNELRSTVDVNFAEVLASEADLAVVRAQSAMAQQRAHLATAMGATQSISAPLIDPVTPDTLPLDPDSLEALAQNQRADLNAAEAQQKAAQQIAAAEKRSGYPTLGLGGAAGQIPFHDHTLHDSYAAAGFNLSIPIFNGWLFAARRAEAESEANARASDVKELHLEITEQVRNNWQRANEAFQSLDVTARLVVQSKEALHLAQARYDAGLGSIVELNEAQVNETSAEIAAADANYTYLSRRAELDFAAGLLN; this comes from the coding sequence ATGCCTTGGATCAAGACCCTAGCCGTTGCCTGCGCTCTCAGTCTCACTGTCGCTTCGTATGACATCCATGCGCAGGATGCCCAAACCCTGCCGTCTGCTACACCTCTGCCTCTATCGCAGGCGGAAGCTATTGCAATCGCGAATCAGCCCCGCATCATGGCCGCCCAACTCAGATCTCGCGCGGCGGCCGCGAGAGTCCATGAAGCACGATCGGCCTATTTTCCGGCCGTGGGCTTCAATGCCACAGGTGTGAGAGTCGCAGATACAGGAACCTCCACGGCAGCGGGCGCTTTGACCACATCTTCCATTTCCGATCACTTCGCATATGGCGGACAGATCACACAGCTTGTCACAGATTTCGGTCGTACCAGCGCTTTAGCTGCGAGTTCAAAGTTGAATTCACAAGCGCAAGAAGATTTCGCGACCCTGACGAAGGCCCAGGTCAGATGCAATGTGCGCGATGCGTACTATCAGGTCCTCGGCGCGGAAGCGGTTCTCCGCGCAGCAAGAGCCGCCCAATCCAACCGGCATCTTGTCGCTAGACAATTGAGCGCTCTCGCGCAAAACGAATTGCGCTCCACGGTGGATGTAAACTTCGCGGAAGTATTGGCCAGTGAGGCCGACCTTGCGGTCGTCCGAGCGCAAAGCGCTATGGCGCAACAGCGTGCACATCTTGCGACCGCCATGGGCGCCACCCAATCAATAAGCGCCCCGCTCATCGATCCTGTCACCCCTGACACTCTTCCTCTTGATCCTGATTCACTCGAGGCATTAGCCCAGAATCAACGCGCCGATCTGAATGCTGCGGAAGCGCAGCAGAAAGCGGCCCAGCAGATCGCGGCGGCGGAAAAACGGTCGGGCTATCCAACCCTCGGACTTGGTGGTGCAGCGGGTCAGATCCCATTCCACGATCACACCCTTCACGATAGCTATGCCGCAGCGGGTTTCAATCTCAGCATTCCAATCTTCAATGGTTGGCTCTTCGCCGCTCGCCGTGCTGAAGCTGAGTCCGAAGCCAATGCACGTGCGAGTGACGTCAAGGAGCTTCATCTTGAGATTACAGAGCAGGTACGGAACAACTGGCAGCGTGCCAACGAAGCTTTCCAGAGCCTCGATGTAACAGCAAGACTCGTGGTTCAGAGCAAAGAGGCATTGCATCTTGCTCAAGCACGCTACGATGCGGGCCTCGGGAGCATCGTCGAGTTGAACGAAGCGCAGGTGAACGAGACCTCTGCGGAAATCGCAGCCGCTGATGCGAACTACACCTACCTCTCCCGTAGGGCGGAACTCGATTTCGCAGCAGGACTCTTGAATTGA
- a CDS encoding heparinase II/III domain-containing protein, with protein MCSWCFNARRAAYTFGVTVAALASTAQTQTPHAPWLTSAEYQSHFTPNPGSAADSGSRDGWESFPLAEDAGYDPTLQVHTTPTESALERAASPTQDGPFQLGFIKRLNMVAIAGSSLHLRARTPDVATQVHITIYREREAEHHTAALPSTNWQTLAIPLTSSPEPITAIAVTANFPQGVARRQERFEISDVDLKASGLAHLPLAQPEALWDEARAIYYLRRSIAPNEDVHLTFARAADAKWTLTGPGNTIAASGTGTSIAVRPTVSGLWTIHLTTSTTDTTALLLVHSKKALLFDQPQTLTPELLAAVHRRRDELRKLAHPEMGRNISQMDPGFLLPGLASYFVLLTQSPELALLDAIDFRATGDTAALAESRRLIAAIASWPLWVHPWFPAHGYHSYYPVGMMAKNLVVAEQFLGDVLPKEERKALDQALFKQAIQPVYEEYVHEDRLQFNTSNWIGNTVSGALLAALANPDPNAAGYALGLYVKERDHVRAAYTPDGSYGEGASYHRFDLEGSTFAAAAIKRILGTSIDASLLPADTYFRSATYGTAGLLDYGDSHVDLKPSNTWAYLAALNQSPSLTDFYFQNLDRNSPQILPRVLWESAITPTNAPGPAPVSRLFPDRGVAILRDDSTVLSIRAGKNFNHNHNDQGSLFYTHNGTLWLGEAGYSDYYKDPAYSTFVVQAIGHNTILMDHNPESQHLPGNAVFGTAPSIPVSRITPRISLIQIDLTSVYTDLNRYTRTVVFQANGPTVVIDQIDSPAPHNYTQVWHPKQALASLTADSFRLTNASEYLTAQTFSDTTITIERKDDPYPLASYEQAEYELVDRPFRIEISTAAPVTKATTVTILSPIAVKAVWNPVTQTLSLPDATISLAPTISVTTPTQTLP; from the coding sequence TTGTGCTCATGGTGTTTCAACGCGAGGAGGGCCGCGTACACCTTTGGAGTAACTGTAGCCGCCCTCGCATCAACGGCCCAGACACAAACTCCACATGCGCCTTGGCTCACCTCGGCCGAGTACCAAAGCCACTTCACTCCAAACCCAGGCTCTGCCGCGGACTCCGGCTCCCGTGACGGCTGGGAGAGCTTTCCGCTCGCCGAAGACGCAGGCTACGATCCCACCCTCCAAGTCCACACCACACCGACGGAGAGCGCTTTGGAGCGCGCCGCCTCTCCTACCCAGGATGGGCCTTTCCAACTCGGCTTCATCAAACGCCTCAACATGGTCGCGATTGCGGGCTCGTCTCTCCACCTTAGGGCCCGCACCCCAGACGTCGCGACTCAAGTCCACATCACGATCTATAGAGAGCGCGAAGCCGAACACCACACCGCAGCCCTACCCTCTACCAACTGGCAAACTCTTGCGATCCCTCTCACCTCATCTCCAGAACCCATCACCGCAATAGCCGTCACTGCGAACTTCCCGCAAGGAGTAGCCAGGCGCCAGGAGCGCTTCGAAATCTCTGATGTCGACCTCAAAGCTTCGGGGCTCGCTCATCTCCCGCTCGCGCAGCCCGAGGCTCTCTGGGACGAAGCACGAGCCATCTACTACCTTCGGCGCTCCATCGCGCCAAACGAAGATGTCCACCTGACCTTTGCAAGAGCCGCAGATGCAAAGTGGACTCTTACTGGTCCCGGCAACACCATCGCAGCCAGCGGCACTGGCACCAGCATTGCGGTCAGACCGACTGTCTCAGGCCTCTGGACTATACATCTCACCACCTCAACCACAGACACCACCGCTCTCCTCCTGGTTCACTCTAAGAAAGCCCTTCTCTTCGACCAGCCCCAGACGCTCACTCCGGAACTCCTGGCTGCGGTCCACAGGCGCCGCGATGAACTCCGCAAGCTCGCGCATCCCGAGATGGGCCGCAACATCTCCCAGATGGACCCCGGCTTCCTTCTCCCTGGTCTGGCGTCCTACTTCGTGCTCCTCACCCAGTCGCCGGAGCTTGCCCTCCTCGACGCCATCGACTTCCGCGCGACCGGCGACACTGCCGCCCTCGCGGAGTCCCGTCGGCTCATCGCCGCCATCGCCTCCTGGCCCCTCTGGGTCCACCCCTGGTTCCCCGCCCACGGATACCACAGCTACTACCCCGTCGGTATGATGGCTAAGAACCTCGTGGTCGCCGAACAGTTTCTCGGCGACGTCCTGCCCAAGGAGGAACGCAAGGCCCTCGACCAGGCCCTCTTCAAACAAGCCATCCAGCCGGTCTACGAGGAGTACGTCCACGAAGACCGCCTCCAGTTCAATACCAGCAACTGGATCGGCAACACTGTCAGTGGAGCACTCCTCGCCGCTCTCGCCAACCCCGACCCCAACGCTGCTGGATATGCTCTTGGGCTATACGTGAAGGAGCGCGATCACGTCCGCGCCGCCTACACCCCAGACGGCAGTTACGGCGAAGGAGCCAGTTACCACCGGTTCGATCTCGAAGGCAGTACGTTCGCCGCTGCTGCCATCAAGCGCATCCTCGGAACATCCATCGACGCATCGCTTCTGCCCGCCGACACCTACTTTCGCTCCGCCACCTACGGCACAGCGGGCCTACTCGACTACGGAGACAGTCACGTCGATCTGAAGCCCTCCAATACCTGGGCCTACTTAGCCGCACTGAATCAATCCCCATCGCTCACCGACTTCTATTTTCAAAACCTCGACAGAAACTCGCCCCAGATCCTCCCGCGCGTCCTCTGGGAGTCAGCGATCACCCCTACCAATGCGCCTGGGCCAGCTCCGGTCTCCCGGCTCTTCCCCGACCGCGGCGTCGCCATTCTCCGCGATGACTCTACCGTTCTGTCGATCCGCGCGGGAAAGAACTTTAACCACAATCACAACGATCAAGGCAGCCTCTTCTACACTCACAACGGGACCCTCTGGCTGGGTGAGGCCGGATACAGCGACTACTACAAGGATCCGGCCTACTCAACCTTCGTCGTGCAGGCCATCGGGCACAACACGATCCTCATGGACCACAATCCGGAGAGCCAGCACCTGCCTGGTAACGCCGTCTTCGGCACCGCTCCCTCTATCCCCGTATCCCGCATCACCCCCAGGATCTCCCTCATCCAGATCGACCTCACTTCCGTTTACACCGATCTGAACCGCTATACCCGTACCGTCGTCTTCCAGGCCAACGGCCCCACCGTCGTTATCGACCAGATCGACTCGCCCGCACCTCACAACTACACCCAGGTATGGCATCCCAAACAAGCCCTTGCATCCCTCACCGCGGACAGCTTCCGCCTCACCAACGCCAGCGAGTACCTCACCGCCCAAACCTTTTCCGATACCACGATCACCATCGAGCGCAAGGACGACCCCTACCCACTCGCCAGCTACGAGCAGGCGGAGTACGAGCTCGTCGACCGGCCCTTCCGAATCGAGATCTCCACCGCGGCACCCGTCACCAAGGCCACGACCGTCACCATCCTCTCGCCCATCGCGGTCAAAGCTGTCTGGAACCCCGTTACACAAACCCTGTCTCTTCCTGATGCAACGATCTCACTCGCGCCCACCATCTCCGTGACTACACCGACCCAAACTCTGCCCTGA
- a CDS encoding DUF190 domain-containing protein translates to MLPVGPAIKVSIYLNQDTGSKHRFLRDEILYFLQERGVGAGGATVLHSYAGFGSHGRLHKIDEGDVAGLHLPVVIFFVEETGKVKALLPALLEMVTDGLIEAHPTEILTSIVGSERVLA, encoded by the coding sequence ATGCTGCCAGTTGGACCGGCTATTAAAGTATCGATTTATCTCAACCAGGACACTGGATCCAAGCACCGCTTTTTGCGTGACGAGATTCTCTATTTCCTCCAGGAAAGAGGAGTGGGCGCGGGAGGCGCAACGGTACTTCATTCCTACGCCGGATTCGGCTCTCACGGTCGACTGCATAAGATCGACGAGGGCGACGTCGCTGGGTTGCACCTTCCAGTGGTGATCTTCTTTGTAGAAGAAACAGGCAAGGTGAAAGCTCTTCTTCCCGCCCTTCTGGAAATGGTGACTGATGGGCTGATCGAGGCCCATCCTACCGAGATTCTGACGAGCATTGTTGGATCGGAGAGGGTGCTCGCCTAA
- a CDS encoding 3-deoxy-7-phosphoheptulonate synthase: MTYPTNNLRIKSSRIVLPPIFLEEEMPMTDSASRTVFDARLQIVDVLNGKDDRLVVVVGPCSIHDVAAAREYAGLLKGAIAELSDELLIVMRVYFEKPRTTLGWKGLINDPYFDESFRISDGLRIARKLLLDLAEMRVPAGTEYLDMISPQYVADLVSWGAIGARTTESQVHRQLASGLSCPVGFKNGTSGNTQIAIEAILSSNHPHTFLGTSETGQASILLTSGNPDCHMILRGGRQTTNFDATSVEATAVQMEKAGVKPRLMIDASHANSGKDYRKQGLVCRDVARQIAGGDRRIMGVMIESNLVAGAQTLGNGKPLVYGQSITDACIDWAETEELLKELAGAVEKRHAR, encoded by the coding sequence ATGACATACCCCACAAATAATCTCAGAATCAAATCGAGCCGCATCGTTCTTCCTCCCATCTTTCTTGAAGAAGAGATGCCAATGACCGATAGCGCTTCGCGCACAGTCTTTGACGCGCGGCTCCAGATTGTCGATGTGCTCAATGGCAAGGACGATCGGCTGGTGGTTGTGGTGGGACCGTGCTCCATACATGATGTCGCCGCGGCACGCGAGTATGCAGGCTTGTTGAAGGGTGCGATTGCGGAGTTGTCGGACGAGCTGCTGATCGTGATGCGAGTCTATTTTGAGAAGCCGCGGACTACGCTGGGGTGGAAGGGGCTGATCAACGATCCTTACTTCGATGAGTCGTTCCGAATAAGTGATGGGTTGAGGATTGCCCGAAAGCTGCTTCTGGACCTCGCGGAAATGAGAGTGCCCGCAGGGACGGAGTACCTGGATATGATCTCACCGCAGTATGTCGCGGATCTGGTTAGCTGGGGAGCGATAGGGGCACGTACGACCGAAAGCCAGGTCCATCGGCAGCTGGCGTCAGGGTTGTCTTGCCCGGTGGGTTTCAAGAATGGGACGTCGGGGAACACGCAGATTGCGATAGAGGCGATCTTGTCGTCAAATCATCCGCATACATTTCTAGGGACTTCGGAGACGGGGCAGGCTTCGATCCTGCTGACCTCGGGAAATCCAGATTGCCACATGATCCTGCGGGGTGGCAGGCAGACGACGAACTTCGATGCGACGTCGGTTGAGGCGACGGCGGTGCAGATGGAGAAGGCGGGTGTGAAACCGCGGCTCATGATTGACGCGAGCCATGCGAACAGCGGGAAAGACTATCGTAAGCAAGGGTTGGTTTGCAGGGATGTTGCGAGACAGATTGCGGGCGGGGACCGGAGGATCATGGGAGTGATGATCGAGAGCAATCTGGTGGCGGGAGCCCAGACGTTGGGGAATGGTAAGCCACTCGTTTATGGACAGAGCATTACAGACGCGTGTATCGATTGGGCGGAAACAGAGGAGTTGTTGAAGGAGTTGGCGGGTGCGGTAGAGAAGAGGCATGCGAGGTAG